A window of the Cryptosporidium parvum Iowa II chromosome 7, whole genome shotgun sequence genome harbors these coding sequences:
- a CDS encoding SMC3'SMC type chromosomal ABC ATpase' — QRVYQNNNSLIPERILFGKLIFFLLGLLNIMYIKELKICGFKTYRDETTISFHPGCNCIVGLNGSGKSNILAAIQFLLSDSFGNTLVERRALLHEGLGPQATEAYVELSLDNIGRRLSMYDEDVVTIKRIFRSSSQKNEWQVMGKNISKKDFDSILESCGISRNNPYFIVRQGKVAELATMSDASRLRLLKEIAGTRTYDERRDESIRLLLETETRKIKVDSVFDDIQKRIEVLKDEQKEFKAFLNLDRRRRNLEFLLNEYEWEEASKGEQEYFEKLSKSRERLSSVERNLNLISSSIQSLIESQKNLDIQLEELEHKKKEIQNKISHYSASINDLNLEQDTHESHQRILYLSNLENETKSKILAIETSIKDEKELMYKYKIKYNSILKEKDMLSQQESSLISKNNEMEFSTISEKRSVINRKIELHNIEKEKLSSHLCSIKKSLAEKQDELRVLDSNILKWKEDQFKSQKNLDSIIEKIRVNIEEQQMALEKKHEINKSLYEKENQQSIISSRILELENYIGSRAKHSVKMGLNLAREYCEKNNLSWGGLDNDEGINETLVFGTVLEVISVDDIYTTAVEVAAGNNIHNLIVKDKEIATKIVSHIKAFNGHRNDIKYRTNYSIVLSPIDDIKQLNKSHSKYDIGSEKNAISMIDIIQFDEKVRPVIEQIFGNYVIVESLDNAKHLVDKYNVNCITLDGDEWDNKGCVRGGYRNINLPGAQQNSIIICSRQLKNLIHENSILRSEIYNIKSKIKEIEDRVFELSHDREEYLSTRERFISQISKSKEMIHLSESKKRNIQSIIIKVKEEEEKAVRSTDTVQNYIVALKSELSCESLSNGLTLDEENLLKEIISKIRTLEYYEIPKVEREISDLCNDIDKHEVHLNTLFEELYRIQEEKQEEDNMKLNCDNFETNGLLMEYNKLLEESKEFFNEIINKVESTKKKSIEIEELKRSRMQEESLALNSRNELISLVSSLQKKYDKFRQAKEIALHERTKYSDSQNVISEINIPKEKSKVYQELQIVQKKLSEDYRSINRKVISELDQFIQEYTDLSDRHKELNSAMSSIQLLIETLDIQKEKTLLKTFEEINFYFNQVFRELIPNGDAKLILRLSSDARSIADENDDNTNKKPSYKKNSSINNKYLNNTMAKESDSTLLGIGIRVTFHVGSNSQINSTNTQKKPNGQAGNYYSLNQLSGGQKTLVALAFLFALHRADPAPMYLLDEVDAALDDQYRWSVANLIKKQSISTQFIVTTFRPQILQVADKYFQVSQVNRSSFVSEISKQQALELQQEQYQQKKSHELISDD; from the coding sequence CAAAGAGTTTACCAAAATAACAATTCTTTGATACCTGAGAGAATTCTATTtggaaaattaatattctttctGCTCGGgttattgaatataatgTATATCAAAGAGCTCAAAATATGCGGGTTTAAGACATATAGGGATGAAACAACTATATCATTCCATCCTGGATGTAACTGCATTGTAGGCCTAAATGGTAGTGGAAAATCCAATATCCTTGCAGCAATACAGTTTTTACTCTCTGATTCATTTGGAAATACTCTGGTTGAAAGACGTGCGCTTTTACATGAAGGCCTTGGCCCACAAGCAACAGAGGCGTATGTTGAATTGTCGCTTGATAATATTGGTCGTCGTCTCTCTATGTACGATGAAGATGTTGTTACTATTAAAAGGATTTTTCGTAGCTCTAGTCAGAAAAACGAATGGCAGGTAATGGGGAAAAATATTTCGAAGAAGGACtttgattcaattttaGAAAGTTGCGGTATATCCAGGAATAATCCATATTTCATAGTTCGGCAGGGAAAGGTAGCAGAGCTTGCAACTATGTCTGATGCCTCTAGATTGAGATTATTGAAGGAGATTGCAGGTACTAGAACATATGATGAAAGGAGAGATGAAAGCATCAGATTGCTGCTAGAAACTGAAACgagaaaaattaaagttgaCTCTGTATTCGATGATATACAAAAACGAATTGAAGTATTGAAAGATGAGCAAAAAGAGTTTAAAGCTTTTTTAAATCTGGATAGGAGAAGGAGAAATCTTGAGTTTTTGCTTAATGAATATGAATGGGAAGAAGCAAGTAAAGGAGAGCAGGAATATTTTGAGAAGTTGTCAAAATCACGTGAAAGGCTCAGTTCCGTTGAGAGAAATTTGAACTTAATTAGTTCGAGCATACAATCGTTAATCGAGTCCCAAAAAAACCTAGATATACAGCTTGAAGAGTTGGAacataaaaaaaaagagattcaaaataaaatttctcACTATTCAGCTTCtataaatgatttaaacCTTGAACAAGATACGCATGAAAGCCATCAAAGAATCTTATATTTATCTAATCTTGAAAATGAGACAAAAAGCAAGATATTGGCAATTGAAACTTcaattaaagatgaaaaggaattaatgtataaatataaaataaaatataattccattttaaaagaaaaagatatgCTCAGCCAACAAGAATCGAGCTtgatttcaaaaaataatgaaatggAGTTTTCTActatttctgaaaaaagATCTGtaataaatagaaaaatagAGCTTCataatatagaaaaagaaaagttaaGCTCACATTTATGTTCAATAAAAAAGTCCCTTGCTGAAAAGCAGGACGAATTAAGGGTTTTAGATTcgaatattttgaaatggAAAGAAGATCAATTTAAAAGCCAAAAAAATCTCGACTCTATAATTGAGAAGATCCGAGTAAATATAGAAGAGCAGCAAATGGCTCTTGAAAAGAAACACGAAATAAACAAGTCTTtatatgaaaaagaaaaccaACAAAGTATAATATCAAGCAGAATTCTGGAATTGGAGAATTATATTGGTTCAAGAGCAAAACATTCAGTAAAAATGGGATTAAATCTTGCACGTGAATACTGTGAAAAAAACAATCTGTCGTGGGGAGGTTTAGACAATGATGAGGGAATAAATGAGACACTTGTTTTTGGTACTGTTTTGGAAGTTATTAGTGTTGATGATATCTATACCACTGCAGTTGAAGTTGCTGCaggaaataatattcataaTTTAATTGTGAAGGATAAGGAGATTGCCACAAAAATCGTTTCTCATATTAAAGCATTTAATGGACACAGGAACGATATCAAGTATCGCacaaattattcaattgTACTGAGCCCTATTGATGATataaaacaattaaataaaagcCATTCTAAATATGACATCGGTTCTGAAAAGAATGCAATTTCAATGattgatattattcaattcgATGAAAAAGTGAGGCCAGTAATTGAGCAGatatttggaaattatGTCATTGTTGAGAGCTTAGATAATGCGAAGCATTTGGTTGACAAATATAATGTGAATTGCATAACTTTAGATGGAGATGAATGGGATAACAAAGGCTGCGTCAGAGGAGGATATCGCAATATAAATCTTCCAGGAGCTCAACAAAACagcattattatttgttcaAGACAACTGAAAAATCTAATTCATGAGAATTCAATATTGCGTTCAGAAATTTATAACATCAAAAGTAagataaaagaaatagaagATCGAGTATTTGAGTTAAGCCATGATAGAGAAGAATATCTTAGTACTCGGGAGAGATTTATATcacaaatttcaaaatcaaagGAAATGATTCATTTATCCGAGagcaaaaaaagaaatattcaatcgattattattaaggttaaagaagaagaagaaaaagcaGTTAGAAGTACTGACACTgttcaaaattatattgtTGCGTTGAAAAGCGAACTTTCATGCGAATCCCTTTCTAATGGACTGACTCTAGATGAGGAAAATTTGCTGAAGGAAATAATTTCGAAAATACGAACACTTGAATATTACGAAATTCCAAAAGTGGAAAGGGAGATTTCTGATCTTTGTAATGATATTGATAAGCATGAAGTCCACTTGAACACACTTTTTGAAGAGTTATACCGTATTCAGGAAGAAAAACAAGAAGAGGATAATATGAAACTAAATTGTGATAACTTTGAAACAAATGGGCTGCTAATGGAGTATAATAAGTTACTTGAAGAATCAaaagaattctttaatgaaataataaataaggTTGAAtctacaaaaaaaaagtcaaTAGAAATTGAAGAGCTTAAGCGTTCAAGAATGCAGGAAGAAAGTTTAGCTCTAAATTCCAGAAATGAATTGATTTCTCTTGTTTCAAGTCTACAAAAAAAGTACGATAAATTTCGACAGGCTAAAGAAATCGCTTTGCATGAGAGGACCAAGTACTCAGACTCTCAAAATGTTATTTCTGAGATAAATATTCCCAAGGAAAAAAGTAAGGTTTATCAAGAACTTCAAATCGtacaaaagaaattatcGGAAGACTACAGATCTATTAACAGAAAGGTTATATCAGAGTTGGATCAATTCATTCAAGAGTACACAGATCTATCGGATCGTCACAAGGAATTAAACTCCGCTATGAGTTCCATTCAGCTATTAATTGAAACTCTAGacattcaaaaagaaaaaaccTTACTAAAAACTTTTGAAGAAATCAACTTTTATTTCAACCAGGTATTTAGGGAACTAATTCCCAACGGAGATGCAAAGCTTATTCTAAGACTATCCAGTGATGCCAGAAGCATAGCAGATGAAAACGATGATAACACAAATAAGAAACCAtcttataaaaaaaatagctcaattaacaataagtatttaaataataccATGGCTAAAGAAAGTGATTCAACTCTTTTGGGAATAGGAATTAGAGTTACTTTTCATGTGGGGAGCAACTctcaaattaattcaacaaatacACAGAAAAAACCTAATGGCCAAGCTGGAAATTACTATTCTCTTAACCAACTTAGCGGAGGCCAAAAAACTTTAGTTGCATTAGCATTCTTATTCGCACTGCACAGGGCAGATCCCGCGCCCATGTATCTTTTGGATGAAGTAGATGCTGCACTTGATGACCAGTATCGTTGGTCAGTCGCAAACTTGATAAAAAAACAATCCATTTCAACACAATTTATTGTTACAACATTCAGGCCCCAGATTCTTCAGGTTGCggataaatattttcaggTATCTCAAGTAAATAGATCTAGCTTTGTGAGCGAAATTTCTAAGCAACAAGCTCTGGAATTACAACAGGAGCAATATCAACAAAAGAAGTCACATGAGTTGATATCTGATGACTGA
- a CDS encoding ataxin2 related nudix domain protein (RNA processing phosphatase/ATpase domain): MDQLIESLSHIVTQNGSFGSTNCLSSRSENAGRDTTHSSESGYIIDIKGKCNQINNLRDDNLVQSSIFNSNMNKICSNRLNDCFLKNEDEANNSGHKIGDRIEISGGFQETLGSNILKKFLIDRDRSHNLNILPPNLTRESVMNNFEQSAQLDEKKTASDIAMKYSPEDIILSKVRGIFMNRYSRDSIPQEQIDTLKTTTKKKNKVNGPMERLISNFDMEAAYKDMEAAFSEAIDDCYARFFTNLPVNLLEDAIHLYFQIQAAYWWYEDMWYDKYSHVLPKLSLRVFGQFVAEDCPILRHFVSSPEEHDKFLLNWKRYCKTIPLRGVILINKEFTKCVLVKPWNGNRFMFPRGKMDEMEEDSLCAIREAYEELGIDVTKHLNDSIYIEKQVEEQTIKLFLIPGIDENTPLEPKKRKEISEIRWFSFTSLPNWHANQSLRHRKPKNSDNFSHADGNLNCISNDYISCIDRQDIHNSEDEDLIGSSEKVHENLESIIEKPDSNQFFRVSHFTRNLRGWIEVLKRIPLYNPSNPGGIIPNLPKNLNPAVIRRLQNADLGGPPLSSLPLFVRVKFNANERRGQPSSTSQIYSQNKKKPKPYFSDATKDKRTFGTKAGSGWDVESMFALNEQKFGVKSTFSLDEYTIPLPKIRQKK; encoded by the coding sequence ATGGATCAACTTATAGAGAGCCTCTCTCATATAGTAACACAAAATGGCAGTTTTGGCTCAACAAATTGTCTAAGTTCTCGAAGTGAAAATGCTGGTAGAGATACCACACATTCTTCTGAATCAGGATACATTATTGATATAAAAGGTAAATGcaatcaaattaataatttgagaGATGACAATTTAGTGCAATCCAGTATTTTTAATAGCAACATGAATAAAATCTGTTCTAATCGACTAAATGATTGCTTTCTGAAAAACGAAGATGAGGCAAACAACTCTGGCCATAAAATAGGAGATAGGATTGAAATCTCAGGAGGATTTCAAGAAACATTAGGAtcaaatattcttaaaaaatttttaattgatcGCGATAGATCccataatttgaatattttacCACCAAATTTAACAAGAGAAAGTGTAATGAACAATTTTGAACAATCGGCACAACTTGACGAAAAAAAGACAGCTTCAGATATTGCTATGAAATATTCACCCgaagatattattttatctaAGGTAAGGGGAATTTTTATGAATCGCTATAGTCGAGATTCAATACCACAAGAACAAATAGATACACTTAAAACTACtacaaaaaagaaaaacaaagTAAACGGACCGATGGAAAGACTAATCAGCAATTTTGATATGGAGGCTGCATATAAAGATATGGAGGCTGCATTTTCAGAGGCAATAGATGATTGTTACGCAAGATTTTTTACAAATCTTCCCGTAAATTTACTTGAGGATGCAATTCATTTATACTTTCAAATACAGGCTGCTTATTGGTGGTACGAGGATATGTGGTACGACAAATATTCACATGTTCTACCAAAACTTTCTTTGCGAGTCTTTGGACAATTTGTTGCTGAAGATTGTCCAATTTTACGACATTTCGTTTCATCTCCTGAAGAGCATGacaaatttcttttaaattggAAGCGATATTGCAAGACAATACCTCTAAGAGGagtaattttaattaacaAGGAGTTTACTAAGTGCGTGTTAGTAAAACCGTGGAATGGTAACAGGTTTATGTTTCCTAGAGGGAAAATGGATGAAATGGAGGAGGATAGTTTGTGCGCAATCCGCGAGGCATACGAAGAGCTTGGAATAGACGTGACTAAACACCTCAACGATTCAATTTATATTGAGAAACAAGTAGAAGAGCAAACAATAAAGTTGTTTCTTATACCCGgaattgatgaaaatactCCATTAGAaccaaaaaaaagaaaggaaatttcagaaataaGATGGTTTAGTTTTACGTCACTCCCAAACTGGCATGCTAATCAATCACTTAGACATAGAAAACCCAAGAATTCTGACAATTTTTCGCATGCTGATGGAAATCTAAATTGCATCTCGAATGATTATATTTCTTGTATTGATAGGCAAGATATTCATAATAGTGAAGACGAAGATTTGATCGGGAGTAGCGAAAAAGTTCATGAAAACTTGGAATCAATTATTGAGAAGCCGGACTCGAATCAATTTTTTAGAGTTTCACATTTCACGCGTAATTTACGTGGCTGGATTGAAGTTTTAAAGAGAATACCGCTTTATAATCCAAGTAATCCTGGCGgaataattccaaatttgCCAAAGAATCTAAACCCAGCAGTGATTAGAAGACTACAGAATGCGGACCTTGGGGGGCCACCCTTATCTAGCCTTCCTTTGTTCGTAAGAGTTAAATTTAATGCTAATGAGAGAAGAGGGCAACCTTCATCTACATCTCAAATTTACTCTCAAAATAAGAAGAAGCCAAAGCCATATTTTTCCGATGCCACAAAAGATAAAAGGACGTTTGGCACAAAAGCAGGTTCCGGCTGGGATGTTGAATCTATGTTTGCACTGAATGAGCAAAAATTTGGGGTAAAATCAACGTTTTCACTGGACGAATACACAATTCCTCTCCCGAAAATAAGGCAGAAGAAATAG
- a CDS encoding hypothetical protein (Low complexity protein with 1 transmembrane domain) has translation MKNDLFTDKNRFLSTLGLIGVVIGGVWYITKNNKKEISNRKLDNEEIKNLLVSISNELHPILMEFSNLVSSINIPIDINSIEFSNYSEIIFSNGGFKDKIVRAQKEVIDNLAIDQENFEKLLYSACKVDEEVLMLKLGIDRMYEDSFKGVYPLLPYFGLKADFSKKYPNFTQDHVLRRLRELNNEKEKGLKAVVKELDGLSRHVKEHPISGVIPSEKLSKRLEEINKQSENTVFESIESKRLFSHAIALYSREVEFAEKKRILEREHCDNILNIILNYK, from the coding sequence atgaaaaatgatttatttacGGATAAGAATAGGTTTTTGTCAACTTTAGGTTTAATTGGAGTGGTAATTGGAGGGGTATGGTATATTAcgaaaaataataagaaagaaatttcaaatcGAAAGTTGGATAAcgaagaaataaaaaatttgttaGTATCCATTTCCAATGAACTTCACCCAATTTTGATGGAATTTAGTAACTTGGTATcatcaataaatattccaattgatattaattctattgaattttcaaattattctGAAATCATCTTTTCAAACGGTGGttttaaagataaaattgTAAGAGCGCAAAAAGAAGTCATTGACAACTTAGCGATTGACcaagaaaattttgaaaaattactATATTCTGCATGTAAAGTTGATGAGGAAGTTCTAATGCTTAAGTTGGGAATTGATAGAATGTACGAAGATTCATTTAAAGGAGTTTACCCACTTCTACCTTATTTTGGGTTGAAAGCTGATTTTAGCAAaaaatatccaaatttTACGCAAGATCATGTTTTAAGAAGATTAAGGGAGCTAAACAATGAAAAAGAGAAAGGACTTAAGGCCGTAGTTAAGGAGCTTGATGGCCTATCTAGGCATGTTAAAGAACATCCCATTTCAGGTGTAATCCCTTCTGAAAAACTCTCTAAAAgattagaagaaataaacAAACAAAGCGAAAACACCGTTTTTGAATCAATAGAAAGCAAAAGGTTATTTTCTCATGCAATTGCATTGTATTCAAGAGAGGTTGAATTTGCagagaagaaaagaatattagAAAGGGAGCATTGcgataatatattaaatataatattaaactaTAAATAG